CAGATCCTCTgtggtgaagactgatgcaaagaattcagttAGCTtctcttgtcttccttgagtgctgctTTAACACATCTGGTGTCTGACTCTttgtcaggcttcctgcttctcacgCATTTGTTTTTTGCATCTTTagcaagttgcttctcaaattctttcCTGGCCAGACTTCTTCTACTTTTACATtttacttgccagagtttgtgctgcttttttttattttttatatggagatatacctatctcgaAAGgctattgagtccagccccctgccttcactagcaggaccaagtactgatttttgccccagatcccaaggtggccccctcaaggattgaactcacaaccctgggtttagcaggccaatgcttgaaccactgagctatccctccctccctgtttttCTCACTGggatttgattgattgattttttaatttggggtatacatttagtctgaGCCTCTATTAAGGTGTTTTGAAAGTTGTCTCCATGCTGCTTTCAGGTATTTTACCTTTGTTCTCTTTTTAATTTCCTTCTACCATCCTCATTCCTGTGtagttcccttttttaaagttaaatgttactaTGGTGGATACAGTAGTGGGGTGAAAAGATCAGACACATAAGACACTTACAGGATCCTGCGACGATGCAGACAATCAGCCCAAGTCTGCAGGGGAAAAGTTGTGCCTtgctaatctattagaattctttgagcatGTCAGCAAGAGTGCATCCCGGCAATGACACCCCGCAAGTCTGACCTCCAGTGAAATAACGCAACAGTCacttgtaaatgtttatggcttATCAcaacccagtaaatagtctgggggtggaggccctggggcaGAGTCCTAACTAGGCATTTTAGTGCCCAGGGTGAGCAAGCATATTTGCGCCCTCTACCAGAGGCATTTGGCCAAGTAGCTGGGAAGTAtcagacacgtagatgaacaTTGCTTCACTCTGGGAACTATCGGacgcatagatgaacatgatttgttgggggagAGTCAACACGACTTTtataaagggaagtcatgcctcaccaatctatcagaattctttgagggagttaCCTACCAAACGTGGATTGGGGGATCCAGTTGACAGTGTCTCTGGATTTTCAGAAACCCTTTAACAAGGTCACGCAccaaggctcttaaggaaactaagtaacTGTGGGATAAGGGGgatggtcctctcatggatcagtaactggttgaaagataggagacaaagggtagaaataaatggtcagttttcacagtggagagaggtgaacagcagggtcccccaaggatctgcactgggtccagtgctgttcaacattttcattaacaaTCTGGAAGAAGGAGCAGACGGTgaagtgacaaagtttgcagatgatacaaaatcatTCGTGTCCAAAGCTGCCTGCAAGGAATTAGaagctctcacaaaactgggtgatggggcaacaaaatgacagatgaaattcaatgttgataagtgcaaagtaatgcacactgaaaaaaataatcccagctataTGCACACCCACTGtagtaacatttaactttaaaatgGGGAACTACACTGTTCTTTCCTTGTTACCACTCAGAGATCTTGGAGTCTCCGTAGATAGTTCTTTGTGCACTGTGCAGTAGTTTTCAGCCGTGGTCAGAAAGGTGAACAGTtaagaactattaggaaagggatagaaaataagacagaaaatataatgcctctatataaatccatggtgtgttcacaccttgaatactgtgtccagaggatatagtggaggggaaaaaaacaataattagcggtatggaccagcttccatacgaggagaggcTAAAAGGATTAGGCAGCATAGAAAAAAGATGACCAAGGAGGGATAAGACagaggtctctaaaatcatgaatggggcggagaaagtgaatagggaagtgttatttaccattTCACACCCTACAAAAACGAGGGGCACCCGATGCAATTGATAGGCAGTGAGTTTTATACAAACAAGAAGAAGTATTCCTTCACACTATGcgcaattaacctgtggaactcattgccactggATGTTatggccaaaagtgtaactgggttccaaacaaaacaaaactggaggacaggtctatcaatggctattagccaagatggtcagagatgtagctccatgctctgggtgaccCTAATCCTCTGATTatcagaagcaggagaggaagaTGAGTGGATCACTtcataattgctctgttctgtacactccccttGAAGCCGTGGTGTGGGCGACTGTCGGAGACGGGGCATAATGGCCCATGGTTTGACCCAGTGTGGCAGCTCTTGTGATCTGATGTGGCACTGAAGCCTTGTATGTGATTCCCAGCTTCGCTCCAGTGCCTCTTTAGAGCCCAGTCTCCCGCGTGCTGTGCTCCAGCACAGTCGCTGACTGCGGGGGTATTTGTTAGCAGTTCAGCCCCTTGATGCCTGATCTCCCCTGTCTGCTGCAACCCCCTTGCTCCTGTGGGGCAGGACCCTCCTTCGTCTCCATAGACATTGGCCctctgttcctcctcctcctcctcgctgctgTTTCCTCCTGTCTCTTCCTGCTCCTCTCACTGGCGCCTTTGTTCTTCCGCTTTTGTCCGGTGCTTTAACCAACCCTGCTTCCTTGGCTCCCCCCCCCGtgaccctgagcccctccctcgTCTGTGGCAGCCAGCTGACCCCCCAATAGCCCACCTGTGCCCCCAGCTCGACGGATTGGCCCGGGGAGGCGAGCTTTCCCTGGGCACCGCTAACGCCCCGTCTCCCTTCTTTGCAGATGACCGCCCAAAGCCTGTCCCGGTTGTAAGTAAACCTGTCTCCCTAGAGCCAAGTAAATCAGCGTCCccgtctcccccgccccccctgaTCGCCGAGGTAGAGCCTGTGCTGCTGGCCCCGGTGCCGCTGGAGAGCCCAGTGGACGTGGACACTAAAGCGGAGCTGGCTGAGGCTCCTGCAGAGACACATGAACCTCTTAAAGCCACCACTACAGtgccagggggcatggagcagCCCGAGGAAGCCCCTGCCTTGGACacagagccccaggaggaggcagcTGCCACCCCTGTCCTGGAAGCCCCTGCCCAACCGGTGCTGGTAGAAACACAAGAGGAGGTGGCACCAGTGGAGGAGGTGGCACCCGTGGAGGTGGCACCCCCGGAGGAGGTGCccctggaggaggagctgccagctAAGCCtactgctccccccagccccccgccctcccaggaAGAGGCCTCCAGCGAGGCTGCTGTTGAATCCAATGGAGCCTTGGAGGAAACGCCAGAGCCGGTGGCCGAGCCCCCTGTGTGCCAGCCAGAGCCAGTCGTGGAGTCTCCTGTTGCCCAGCCAGAGGAGCTGGTGCTGCCCAACGGGCTGGAGGTACCTGGCAAGCAGGAGGCCGACGAGCTAGAGGAGCTGCCGGAGTCGGACCTCAGCCCCATCTCGGAACCCGAGGAGGTTAAGGTGGAGGAGCCGGccatcccagcctccccccctgcggaggaggaggaggaggaacaggaggaagaagaggagtgcGAGGAGCCCCTAGAAGCACCAGAGCAGAATTCCCCGTTGGAAGCGCCTCTTTCCCAGAGCTCCGAGGAGATCATGcaaggtgtgggggctggggggggaggggcacccctggGCTAAGGATGGGGGCTCCTGGAGCAGGAAGCTCCAGGGTCGCAGGGGAATCGCTCCCTGtactgcagggggaggggctcaaaatggggtttgtttgcttttcatcggaggggtggccggggcacatatCTCTCTGCCCCTTGCGGGGCCAGGGTCTCActttcccacctctcccctccaGTCGCCGTGTCGGTGCCAAAGAAAAAGCGGAAAATGAAGGAGCTCAACAAGAAGGAAGCCGTGGGCGACCTGCTGGATGCCTTTAAAGAGGTGGGTGTGTGGTCTTCGGAGCCAGCATGGGCGCTGCGTTCCCACCCCCGCACCGCCCAGGGCTGCTGCCTCTCGTGATGAGCTCCTGTTAGTGCCATCGTGTCTGGGCCACTGATGCACCGTGATGGAACTGAGGATCTGagctgcagcaggggcagggtTTGAGGGCACGGGGTAGTTGTGTGCCTAGCGCTCCCTCTAACTGGGAGCTCTCTGCACTGGGGGCTGCTATGGGACAGGGTATCCTGGGGGCCCTGAGTACGTTTCCAGGGTCTtgggagggtctggctgggttCCTCGCTCACTTCTTGTCTTGCTGGCTCCTTCCATTGGAAGTCTCAGATCAGCGATGGTGCCTCTGAGGTGGAGAACAAGCCCCCAGTCCCTGAGCCCAAGGAGGCCGCCCCAGCCTGCCCTCAGGAGGAGACGGAGGAGAcctgggaagagaaggaggacaAGCTGGATCCGGAGAAGCTCAAGGCTGCAGATCAGAAGTACCAGTACAAGGAAGGTGAGCCTTCCTTCAGCCAAAGTAGGTGTCCTGCTCATTGCTTCCTTCTTGCGCTCGGACGGGCCCGGCCTACTGTGATGACATCCGCTACGAGCCATCGTGTCTGGGCCACTGACGCTCTGTGATGGAACTGAGGATCTGAGCAGGCGGGGGTTGCACTGGTGGGGTGCCGGGAGCGCGCGCCGGTCGTCCTGCTGACTTTCACTGCTCTTGGCTTTCACATCCACGTGGTCACTGTCCTGGCTCGCCGGCTTCTGCAGAGACTCCACCCCAGCAGGGTCCACTAGCACCTAGCGCAGActggaattgggggggggaggggggcagatccATTCACAACCTGCTAGTCCAGTGGGCGCTGGAGGACAGTGGGTCTTCGGGCAGGGCAGGAGCTTCAAGCTTAGGCTGCAGGTTGGGTCCTGCAGACGCCGGAACCCAAGGGGTGATGCCAGCCCTGCACGTCGGGGAGCTGGAAGAGCTGCTGGTCCCAGCATGCCCTGTGGCCTGCAGGCTTTGCCCGCTGCCTGCCCCTCTGCGGTATGTGAGGCTGCCCTGTTGTGGAGCCTCCTGATAGCCGTCGTGGCACAAGGATCTGCATCTGCCATGTTGGGTTGATGTGGGCTTGACTTCCCACATCCCCGTACATCAGGGTGGTGGGCAGAGACTGGCAGTGTCACCACTGAGCCAGGCGTGACCTTCCTCCCACTGCAGGGGACCcgtggggccgggctggggccagtACCGCTCAGTGCCCGCCGTGTGGGgctgctcctctctccctgccttgcctgctgcttctctgccccctcttcccGCCTTACGACGTCCCCCGGGtgtgggctgtggctgggagcgaTGTGGTTTTTCAGGGTGGTCTTTCCTCTGCCACAGAACAATGGAAGCCCCTGAACCCAGAGGAGAAGAAGAGATATGACCGGGAATTCCTGCTCGGGTTCCAGTTCATATTCGCCAGCTTGCAGAAACCCGAGGGGCTGCCCCAGATCAGTGATGTGGTGCTGGACAAGGTCAGTGCCACCACCAGACTGGTGAGGACCCTGGATCTACCGCCGCGAGCTTACCACCAGATGGGGGAAATGCCACTAACCGCTCTTAGTTCCATGCTCGGTCTCTCTGTGGACTCTATGGCCAGAACATGAGACCCAAGTAGCTCGGGTGGTGGGATGGGCACTGGGAATGGGCATTGCCATGGCCTGGATCAGATCCCAGTGGAAATAGGTGATACCCACTGAGCCAACATTGGCCAGTAGCTGTTCTGAAGTCATCCGGTGCACTCGGGCACGTGGTGCTGGGCAGCTGAGAAAAGTGCCCAGTCTGGAATGGGCAGAGCCTCACTTGCTGCTTCTGACCCTGCCTTCAAACCACAGCAGCTCCTTGGCTGAGACATGCCAGAGGTGTCTTCCCTTGGAGTTGTCCCATCCGTGTCATCTCCCCTTGCTGTGGGAGAAGAGAATGttgctaaatgcaaagtaatggaaAACAACCCCAACTGtacgtacaaaatgatggggttaaattagctgttaccactcaagagagagctcttggagtcactgtggatggttctctgaaaacatccaatcaGTTTGCAGCGGCAGgcaaaaaagggaacagaatgttgggcatcattaagaaagggatagataagacagaaaatatcctattgcctctatataaatccatggtaccgcccacatcttgaataccgcgtgccgatgtggtcgccccatctctaaaaagatatattggaattggaaaaggttcagagaaagacaacaaaaatgattagggtatggaacagcttccatgtgaggagagattaacaagtCTGGGACGGCTCGggaaagaaatgactaagggggatatgatagaggtctataaaatcatgactggtgtggaggaagtgttatttactcctcataacacaagaactaggggtcaccaaatgaagtaaatagacagcaggtttaaaacaaagataaggaagtacttcttcacacaacgtacagtcaacctgtggaactctttgccaggggatgttgtgaaggacaagacactaacagggttcaaaaagagctagataagttcatggaggataggtccatcaatggctattagccaggatggacagggatggtgtccctagcctctgtttgccagaagttgggaatgggcgacaggtggatcacttgatgatgacctgttctgttcattccctctggggcacctggcattggccactgtcgaaagacaggatactgggctagatggacctttggtctgatccagcctggccgttcttatgagactGTGATCCAGCCATTTTCCTTGCTGCGCTCCCACTGGGCCCTGGTAGAGCTATATGGCCTGAGCCTTCTGggtgccctgctcccctcctggcATTGCCCCCTCGGCTACAGTGACCCTTCTCCACTTGGCAGCCGAGGATGTAGCTTGCCAATGGGGCctggctctgccttcagcccagCAGACTGGGAATTCTCAGTgggtttctccccctccccccctttctgaCTTGCAGGTGAATAAAACACCTATGCGACCGCTGGACCCCATCCGCCTAAGCGGGATGAACTGCGGCCCTGACTTCACCCCTTCCTTTGCCAACCTGGGCCGTCCGTCCATGGGCAACCGGGGACCGGTAAGTGCTTCAAAGGTCACCAgcctctgcctccttcctgctCGCCTGCATGACCATCTCCTGGTTGTGCCATCGTGTCTGGGCCACTGATGCTCTGTTATGGAACCGAGGATCTGAACGGGCCCAGGAGCCTTTGCGGGTGCCATCAGCCCATCTGGCTTGTTCTTACAGTGGGGGCTGGATACAGACCCGTTGCATGGGGTGCAAGGCCCCGAGTCTGCCTGCCAGTGGCATGTGGGGAGATGAGAAGGGAAGTGCTGatgtctcctcttcctcctcctcagcccgcAGGGTTGGGCCCGCGCCGCTCGCAGCAGAGCCAGAGGAAAGAACCCCGGAAAATCATCGCCACGGTGTCCCTGAACGAGGACATCAAGCTCAACAAGGCTGAGAAGGCCTGGAAGCCCAGCAGCAAGCGGGCTGCCGAGGAGGAGGATCCTGACAACATCAAGACGCAGGTGGGTATGGAGGAGCTGTGGGAAGCCAGGGGGCTTGGGGCGGACGGGGCCGGCGCTCACTCACCGTGTCTGGGGCGTCCCTGCAGGACCTGTTCCGGCGCGTGCGCAGCATCCTGAACAAGTTGACGCCGCAGATGTTCCAGCAGCTGATGAAACAGGTCACGGAGCTGTCCATTGACACCGAGGAGCGGCTCAAGGGCGTCATTGACCTCATCTTCGAGAAGGCCATCTCCGAGCCAAACTTCTCCGTTGCCTATGCCAACATGTGCCGTTGCCTTATGGGGGTGAGTGCCCTGAGGGCTCAGCTCCGCCGAGCTCTGTGTGTCCTGGCACCTTCCCGCCACAGAAATCAGAGCCTCTTAGAGCCTTTGTGGAGCCGGGACCCCCatcttacaggtggggaaactgaggcaccgtgGGGGTCAACAGAGGGATTTCTATGAGGTGGCAgagtggggatggatggaagCCACGAGTCCAGGCTCCCAACTCTAATGGCTCAGACACTGCACCTTGCGTGGGGTGCAGCGGGCAGCTGTCCCCTTGTTGGGCTGGAGCAGGACTGGCTGCGGGGGGTGAGGGTATAGGGTTGGTTGGCCAGCCTGGTGGGTATTACCCCCCCCTCATCTCTGGTCCCATCCCTCCCTGCAGCTGAAAGTCCCCACGACTGACAAGCCGGCGGTGACCGTGAACTTCCGCAAGCTGCTGCTGAACCGCTGCCAGAAGGAGTTTGAGAAGGACAAGGACGACGACGAGATCTTTGAGAAGAAGCAGAAGGAGATGGACGACGCTGCTGCCGTGAGTGGGGCTGTtcccagggggcaggggggcgAGGTGTGATCGGGAGCAGCGGGGTGCGGCTCTCTTGGCTAAACCccgctctcctcccctccccacagccggAGGAGAAGGCTCGCCTGAAGGAGGAGCTGGACGATGCGCGGGACAAGGCCCGGAGGCGCTCTCTGGGGAACATCAAGTTCATCGGGGAGCTCTTCAAGCTGAAGATGCTGACGGAGGCCATCATGCACGACTGCGTGGTCAAGCTGCTCAAGAACCATGACGAGGAGTCGCTCGAGTGCCTGTGCCGCCTGCTCACCACCATTGGCAAGGACCTGGACTTCGAGAAAGCCAAGGTAACCCgccgccctctccccccagctcccctgccccggGCCTGTCGGTCAGGGAGCACCGGAAAGCAGGGCgtgtggcagcagctgcccttaCAGGCTGCTTCACCTTGCTCAGTGGCCTAGGACTGTAGGGTACCAGGCCTTGCCCTTCAGAGCCATGCTGGCCCTGGCACCCCATTGCAGGGCGGGTTGTTGATGCTGCCTATGGGGGGCTCTGGAGGGGGACAGGGAGCGTGTGTGGGGCTGAGCTGTTGGGACTGGGGAGTCGGTGCCTCCCCCGGGCGACCGGTGATCCAGGATGCTGCGCTCGCAGCCGTAGTGCAGGGAGCCGTGGGGCCCTGGCACGCTGCCATGCCAGGCGTGGGGAGGGCATTGGTGGTGACTGGGGTAACGCTGTCTCCCCTCGTGCAGCCCAGAATGGATCAGTATTTCAACCAGATGGATAAGATCATTAAGGAGAAGAAAACGTCGTCTCGAATTCGCTTCATGCTGCAGGATGTGATTGACCTCAGGCGGGTAAGGTGCCAGCCTTGCCCCTGGATAGGCGGGCATGACCCTCCCGGGTAAGGGATGTGCACACACAGGTAGATgagtgccagccccacccccatgtccTCAGGATAGACGGGGGCATGACCCTGCTGGGTTGGGTGAAGTACACATCCCTCCTCCAGCCTTGGGATAGATGGGTGTcaagcccacacccctcccctccccctggatcCATGGGGCCAGCCTTGCCTCTTGGATAGACAGGCATGACCGTGGCGGGTAAGGTGcgtgccctgcccccttcccagcaGGAGGGCTTCAGCTCAAAGGCTTTGGGATCCACACCCGTACTGTGACCTCTGCTCCCAGCTAGTGACCCCTGTTGCTGGGGTCCCACGTGGcaccgcagcccctgctagcctcTGGGCCTTGGCTagaatccctccagcagctgtttGATGCAGGGAGGCTCCCGATTCTGAACCGCTCTGCACCAAAGGCTGCTGCAAACAAACCCCGAGAGCCAGGCAGAGGGGGGCACGGTGGGGTCTGGCATAGAGCAGCGCTGTGGCCATCAAACCCACAGTTCTACTCTCCCTCCTCCTGGGTTGGTTGGCATTGtgtagcccccacccctccagagaTGTGCGGGTGGCATGCCACCTGCTACTGGCCTGGGAAAACAGCAGGAGGCTGTCTGGGCCGGGGAGTGGAGCTGGAGAGAGTCCATGAAGGCTGCCCccctgccgggggcggggggggggggagagacatggGAAATCAATGCCTGGCTGCGATGGCAACGGGCTCTGGATTCGAAGGCAGGTAGCTGAGGCAGCGTGTGGGTAGAACCGTGTCTGTGCGGAGTGAGCCCCTGGCGGGGTGCCGGATGCTGGAGAATCCTATGCCAACGTGGCCCATCTGGCCATTCCTGTCCTGCACAGATGGGAAGGCAGTGCGTAGACAGCCCGATGGATCCTTTCCCCCTCCCGCAGCCGCTgtaacccccgctccccccgtGCCCTTTGCAGAATAACTGGGTGCCGCGGCGAGGGGACCAGGGCCCTAAAACCATCGACCAGATCCACAAGGAGGCGGAGATGGAGGAGCATCGGGAGCACATCAAAGTGCAGCAGCTCATGTCAAAGCAGGACAAGAGGAGAGGGCCTCCTGGTTCCTCATCTGGAGGTGAGAGGCCTGTGAGCTTCTTGGAGCACCTTGCTGAGTCCCCATGGCCCTGGCCAGGGGGACAGGCAAACCATGTCGAGTGCTGGGATTGGggggctcatagaatcatagaatatcagggttggaagggacctcaggaggtcatctagtccaaccccctgctcaaagcaggaccaattcccaactaaatcatcccagccagggctttgtcaaggtgggccttaaaaacctctaaggaaggagattccaccacttccctaggtaacgcattccagtgcttcaccaccctcctagtgaaagtgtttcctaatatccaacctagacctcccccactgcaacttgagaccattgctccttgttctgtcatctgccaccactgagaacagccgagctccatcctctttggaaccctccctcaggtagttgaaggcagctatcaaatcccccctcactcttctcttctgcagactaaacaatcccagttccctcagcctctcctcataagtcatgtgctccagaccccctaatcatttttgttgccctccgctggactctttccaatttttccacatccttcttgtagtgtggggcccaaaactggacacagtactccagatgaggcctcaccaatgtcgaataaaggggaacgatcacgttcctcgatctgctggcaatgcccctacttatacagcccaaaatgccattagccttcttggcaacaagggcacactgttgactcatatccagcttctcgtccactgtaacccctaggtccttttctgcagaactgcttcctagccattcggtccctagtctgtaacagtgcatgggattcttccgtcctaagtgcaggactctgcacttgtccttgttgaacctaatcaggttttttttggcccaatcctctaatttgtctaggttcctctgtatccaatccctcctctctagtgtatctaccacgcctccccgtttagtgtcatctgcaaacttgctgagagtgcagtccacaccatcctccaggtcattaataaagatattaaacaaaaccggccccaggaccgatccctggggcactccacttgaaactggctgccaactagacatggagccattgatcactacccgttgagcccgacgatctagccagctttctatccaccttacagtccattcatccagcccatacttctttaatttggcggcaagaatactgtgggagactgtatcaaaagctttgctaaagtcaaagaataacacatccactgctttcccctcatccacagagccagttatctcctcatagaaggcaattaggttagtcaggcacgacttccccttggtgaatccatgctgactgttcctgatcactttcctctaagtgtttcataattgattccttgaggacctgctccatgatttttccagggactgaggtgaggctgactggcctgtagttccccggatcctcctccttccctttttgacCCTGCTGCTCCCAGGGTCTCAGGCCTGTGACATTTACAGACCGgtttgaatggttcaccctttcCACACGCCCACCTGGGGGCTCTTGGGGATGGCTGATAGCCCTCGCCCCGGCAGACCCAGAGCGCCCGCCGGGGCAGGATCCCATGTTCCTGTGGGCCTGGGGCTGCCTGCTCctcaggccctggctctgccctgtgaGCGTGATGTGGGGGGTCTGTATCTCTcagtggtgctgggggtggcTGGTGACCTTGGCCTGGTCTGTCCCTGTGCCGTACAGGTGGGCGAGGGAGCCAGGTTGCAGATGATGGCTGGAACACTGTCCCCATCAGCAAGGGCAACAGGCCTATTGACACCAGCCGGATAACCAAGATCACAAAggtgagtggggtggggatgggggcgagCGTTGGTGGTGTCTGGGGGAAGGGAGCTCTCTTCAGCCACAGAACTGGGCTCCAGTCTCAATTTTCCTTTACATGGTCCTAGTCCTTATGCTTATAAAGCTTTGAAAACGTGCTGGCGTGTAACCAGTGTCgatgtctgcagacagcctgaatcGATAGCTGTGAGACGGATGACCGGCTCTATTCAGCCCAATtgggtgttaactctgaaacctaaagaggGCACACTGAATGCCACCATTAACTGTTTTGCTGGGGATCATCTCAACAGAAAAGTCCAGCTCCTACTTACCCTTCGGTCCAGGCCGCTTCCCCAGGAGCGCTGAGCACATAGTGCCAGTGATAACGAATACTGAGCAGCTGCCGCATTGGCTGCGCTGTTCCACCTCCTAGCAACCTCACGAAGCGCAGCTGCTGTGGAATGACTCGAGCAGTGCCAGATCAGAGGCTTTGCTGCAGGATCTAGGGCCAGCTTGATTCGGGGCGCGCGGCCGCCTGCCCGTAGGCTGCGTGGGCTCTTGGGCGAGCAGCATGGTCCCAAACcgcctgggagcccagctctgggtggaTGCTGCGTGTCTGGCAAGGCCTttccctgctgggctctgagccCTGTGTGCTGGCATGTTCCCTCCCCACCGTCTGCCAGCTCCTTTCggcgggggggaggcggggcgtAGTGCTAGACAAGAAACAACTCGAGCCAGCTCCGTGTCGgtttctctctctgcagcctggaTCGATCGACTCCAATAATCAGCTGTTTGCACCTGGTGGGCGTctgagctgggggaagggcagcAGCGGGGGATCTGGTGCCAAGCCTGCTGACTCAGGTACGTGAGCAGTGCTCGCCGGCTCTGTGGCGGGGGGAGCCTGGTGCCTGGGTGGTCTGTCTcagaaatgggaggggggggggtgctgtgccCACACCCAGTTCTGA
This region of Chrysemys picta bellii isolate R12L10 chromosome 9, ASM1138683v2, whole genome shotgun sequence genomic DNA includes:
- the EIF4G1 gene encoding eukaryotic translation initiation factor 4 gamma 1 isoform X15; this encodes MNKAPQPTGGAPTAPHPAPSPGLPQSAFPPGQTAPVVFNPSQATQMNTPSQPRQGGFRSLQHFYQSRAQPPTSASRVQSNTSARPGPPAHVYPAASQVMMIPSQISYPASQGAYYIPGQGRSTYVVPTQQYPVQPGAPSFYPGANPPEFGTYAGAYYPAQGVQQFPAGVPTAQVMMNQQPPIPTKRERKTIRIRDPNQGGKDITEEIMSGARTSSTPTPPQPGSGLEPQANGETPHVAVIVRPDDRPKPVPVVSKPVSLEPSKSASPSPPPPLIAEVEPVLLAPVPLESPVDVDTKAELAEAPAETHEPLKATTTVPGGMEQPEEAPALDTEPQEEAAATPVLEAPAQPVLVETQEEVAPVEEVAPVEVAPPEEVPLEEELPAKPTAPPSPPPSQEEASSEAAVESNGALEETPEPVAEPPVCQPEPVVESPVAQPEELVLPNGLEVPGKQEADELEELPESDLSPISEPEEVKVEEPAIPASPPAEEEEEEQEEEEECEEPLEAPEQNSPLEAPLSQSSEEIMQVAVSVPKKKRKMKELNKKEAVGDLLDAFKESQISDGASEVENKPPVPEPKEAAPACPQEETEETWEEKEDKLDPEKLKAADQKYQYKEEQWKPLNPEEKKRYDREFLLGFQFIFASLQKPEGLPQISDVVLDKVNKTPMRPLDPIRLSGMNCGPDFTPSFANLGRPSMGNRGPPAGLGPRRSQQSQRKEPRKIIATVSLNEDIKLNKAEKAWKPSSKRAAEEEDPDNIKTQDLFRRVRSILNKLTPQMFQQLMKQVTELSIDTEERLKGVIDLIFEKAISEPNFSVAYANMCRCLMGLKVPTTDKPAVTVNFRKLLLNRCQKEFEKDKDDDEIFEKKQKEMDDAAAPEEKARLKEELDDARDKARRRSLGNIKFIGELFKLKMLTEAIMHDCVVKLLKNHDEESLECLCRLLTTIGKDLDFEKAKPRMDQYFNQMDKIIKEKKTSSRIRFMLQDVIDLRRNNWVPRRGDQGPKTIDQIHKEAEMEEHREHIKVQQLMSKQDKRRGPPGSSSGGGRGSQVADDGWNTVPISKGNRPIDTSRITKITKPGSIDSNNQLFAPGGRLSWGKGSSGGSGAKPADSASDATRPATSTLNRFSALQQSAPAESQDSRRVVQRSSSSRDRSEKAGERGERFERERLERGDRLERPDRGERADRNRPPITKRSYSKETEDRSRERERQGAQEAVRKVSSMTEERDRSREPVKREPAPPAAPAKPELSEEELEKKSKAIIEEYLHINDMKEALQCVQELACPSQLYVFVRNGIESTLERSMIAREHMGLLLYQLVKAGNLTKEQYYKGVHDILEIAEDMEIDIPHIWLYLAELITPILREGGIPMEELFREIAKPLVPIGKASTLLLEILGLLCKGMSHKKAGTLWREGGLSWKEFLPEDQDVNKFVTEQKVEYTMGDSSDTPSRKELTAEELCKQMEKLLKENSNNQRIYDWIEANLSEHQVSSNVFVRALMTSVCHSAIVFENPYRVDTTVIKSRAKLLQKYVCEEQKELQALYALQALVVKLDQPPNLLRMFFDALYDEDVIKEEAFYKWESSKDPAEQQGKGVALKSVTAFFTWLREAEDESDNN